The genomic stretch AGTTCAATTCAGAAGTCACTGTGCATGACAAGTCATCTCATGAATTGATCAAAGGCCCAGAGTCTATGTGTGTGGCAAGAATTTAAATCAACTATTGCCAAAAAAGAGATCTCACAGAATGTCAAGGCACTTCCCTGAGTGAGGATCTTGTCTTTGAACGACATGAAAGTCAGGCAACAAAGTAATTTACAGAAGTAAAAATATAGTAAGAACTTGGCAGCTCCAATTCTAGTCATTTGTATTGGAGAGAATCACACAGTTTTAATGGACTTGGCTACTTCGGTGTCATCTACCTATGAGGTTCCTATCGATAAAACCTCTACCTTTCAGAGTTTAATATATGTCTGGAAAGGTATAAAACACACTTAATATTGTTGTATAATACCTGCATGTTAACTCTGCTCTATTCCTCACAATGACACCGTAGGGAAAAGTATCTCAACATACTTTAGACATAAGAGATTCTTAGGGCTTCGtagcatctttgcattgaccaAATGTCCAACCTTTTCCTACAGTAGATGCTCATACTGCAGACTGCATGGAAATAATTTAATGCTATGATGCACACCAAAGTCCTTTTAAGGAAGTTGCATCACTCTGCCACCATATTTGCAACGCTTCCAGGTCTTTTTAAGAACCTGTGCATGCGCAAAGTCCTTCTCCCAGAGGATTCTGATAGACGATTGGCTCTTTTTACTGGGAGGCGGGACTAAAGCAGACATTCAAACCGTTGGAACCCATTGATAATCATACCACTACTATTGACGCAtcttgttaatattaaatatcctagtgcacactctaaaaaatgctgggttattatcaACCCATAGTTGGCTCAAAAAGGACAACCACAGCCGCTGGgttataatgtttatatttgacccaacaatgggttcaatcaacccagcataggttaaccCAGGAGACCTCACAGTtcaaatttggccaatgttaattaATGCTAAGAGAAGtgttcttgggttctccagggttaaagtACAGCTTTAGTttaggttattttcaaccctaCATTGTGTCAAAAAAGTCGATTGCAGACGTTGGGTTAAATTTGACCAAagaatgggttaaaacaacccattattttaGGTTGAAACAACCAGCACAGGTTAAAGGAAAaaggttttttaatgttttactatgttcttacctcaacttagacaaattaattatcttttttcaatgtgtgcacttaatctttgtacagcatgttgtgaatgtgttagcatttagcctagccccattcattctttaggatccaaacagggatgaatttaaaagccaccaaacacttccatatttttcctatttaaagactgtgacatgagtagttacacaagtaagtatggtggcacaaaataaaatgtggcgattttttaagcagataaaaaatgagaactatattgtatggcggaagagcacttagtttgcagctaTTCGACCTCGGcgctaagtgctcttccgccatacaatatagttctcgttttattttgtgccaccatacttacttgtgtaactactcatgtaacagtctttaaattgggaaaacatgaaagtgtttggtggcttctaaattcatccctgtttggatcctaagaaatgaatggggctaggcttaatgctaacacattcacaacgcgctgtgcAAAGATTGTGTGCATTGATAAAGATCAGTGCGTACACTtaatgtatgtattaattaatctactttgaggtaagaacataataaaatataaaaaaacagtggtgttttcctttaaatgacAACCAAGtgggctgggtttgtccctttttgattCCAAcgctgaaaataacccagcatttttttttacttatatcTCTCCCAACATTGGGTTGTAACCCTTTGCTGGGTGGTTTAACATgttgttgggtcaaatacatttcacaaatattttctgGTTTATTTGAATCCAGATTTGTCCATTATTTAAGTCTCTTTTTATAATACTGACAGAGCAAAATTGTAATTTCTTATTGGAGATGCCAAGTCATTATATCAGAGTTAGCTGGTGAAGTAGCTGAAACAATACTGTGTATCACAGGCTCTCCTGTGTGCTGAGCTGAAGTGTTGCCTTGACTCGAGCTTTGATTCTCATACGCACTATTCAGAAACGGGCAATACTTGTTACCCATAGTTCCCTTTTCTTTAAGTATTGTAATATGAGGAAAGAAAAGTTGAAATGTTATAGAAATTCATAAATATATCTATTGTATATACTGTGTAAAGCCCACAATTGGTATCACATCTTCCTTCGAACATTgatacaaaaatgaaaataaaaacaataaaaaaacttataacacaaataaaatagatcatttttttctcaaaaacatcaaaacacaCTGATAATCCTTTGGAGCGTCTGGCTATGCTGATCTGTAGCAGTACTTGTGGTGTTGAGCCCTCAGGAGATTTgagatattttttcttttaaatccaGTGACCTGGAGACCTGAGTGTCTTTTTCAGGTACAGATCGCTGTAGCAGTAAAATCCCTGGGAGGACCCATATCGGGCCCTTTGAAATATATTCTACGCAAGGAAAGGTAACAAACTAAAAATAAGGGACCAGGATCACAGGTGTCTAAGATTCCTGCGGCTGCTCGGACACTGTGTTAAGCAGGTTTTTGTAGACTTGGGAGTTCATGAATCGAGGATATGAGTCTCTTTGCATTAACGTGTATATCTGAAGCTGAGCGTCATCGAACGTGTGCGATGTTGGCTCCAGCATGTTCCTATTTATAACCTCCCGAACTCTAGAGTCGAGGCTCACCTAAGGAAAGCAGAAAACATATTATTATATGATAAAGGAAATCCTCTCGATTTATGTTCATATAGTTCTTGTTCTGACAGAGATGCTTACCTCTTTGGGTGAGAGAATAGAGATGTAATCTTCGTATATAACCCGAGCCTTTTCCTCGATGAGGCTCTTATTGGTTTCCTTACTGAATTCCTCACAAGCCAACCAAAAGAGCATGTTTTCCTCACTGAACTCAGTGCGCAGAAACTGCCGGAAAGCACTTCTTCCTGCAGGGCAGTGCATCAGTTTGTCGAAGGATTGCCCCCATGAGCACGCCTCCTCCGCAGTGGGTTTTGGACTGCCAAGAGACACAGGGGTCTTATTCAATTTTAACAGAAAACCCCTCAGAGTTTTTCATGACtttttaaaacagtttaaagggaAATGTTAACAAGAGAGTGTTTCTAACATAGATCAGTTCAGTCGTTTTTTACAGAGAAAATACACATCAGATTATATTCcaggcagtggttcccaaaaGGAAGTTTATCCTGCTCTTTGAGTTATTTCGGTGAACAGCTTTGTAACATCACCAGTTGTAATGGTGGAAACTTTCAACAAATTTCTGCATGTTTACATATCAAATTAATTGAAAATCAGTGTGTGCAATagaatcacattcattttaacacatttaacaCAACTGATAGCCTTATTTTGTAACACTTCATATTAAGAGCTATGTTTTGTAATGGCATTATTTCTTTACATTTACAGctgggaaaataagtatttaatacttattccctgtgtcatttcactttatttattatgactcaacttgtatacctaaatgttctgatttcgcATTCAAtgtttggcttgatggctacatctggtggaaattttatCTCAATAGCCCCCTTActcataaaaatgctgatgtgtcaaatacttattttccctgctgtatgtaggatgattttatgtaaaaaacagtaaattacaaaaaatacttTAGCTGTGTTTTCAAAGACTAGCGCTGCAACCGAAattgcctacttccatactagcAGGCGAATATCACTACTTCGCCTATTATATAAGTATGGAAGTAGGTAATTTCGGATGCAGCGAATGTCACAAATTTCACAGATAGCTTAACATTTTACTCCGCAACGTAGCTATCAAACATTTATGTGAAGCTTTATAGAACGACTGACCTCTCATCCAAGTCTCCATTCCCTTCTGTTTTAAGATCATACGATGCTCTCCGGTTCCTCTCTTCTCTGTCGTCATTCCTAACAGTGAGACTGCAAGGTAGTAAACACATCATGATCCCAGGACAACTAACAGTGGGCATTAGGAAGCCTTGGAGTAGCTTTTACCTGCTCTGTTGGAGTTATTTATGTCTTTCCAATGTTCAATTTAGCAATGTAACTGGTGCTTATTATAAGCTCAGTTGATAAGAGCACACTTGCTGTCCAGTATGCTGGACTGACTGATCTCAagatacgtttttttttttttttttaaagcagatgtCTTGGGATTCCTGACatgcataataaataaatacagcagATCGCATTTCATAGCAGACTAAAAGCATATCCGGTCAATATTTCATGAATATTTATTGTGGATCCAAGCCACAAAGTAAAATTTAAGTCTTGTCAGATGCAATTCATTTCTTATGATGAAATGGTTTCCTGGCCCTAAAAAGCCCCCAGGCTAACCTCGTTAGATAAGATCTAATATTACCCGAGTAAATACATGGAAGTACACCTACCAAGAGCAGCTACAGCAGCAGCACCAGCAGAAGCAGCAGGCGTTAGAACCGCGGTTCCCCTGGCCGGGATGCTCGTTCTGCGCCGGTGCTGTGGTCTCCGCCACCGACTCCTGCTGCACCGACATCTGCCTCTTTCGCATCTCCATCCGCTCTGATCCCATGGGCTGTGGAAAACAGGATGCAGATGAGATGGAGATAACGTAGCAGGACCACAGAGATCAATGGGTGATATTAATGGATCAAGCAATTTGGAGGGTGTGTAGATATTAGAAGTTATTCCACTAACAGTTCATTAAACAGATTGTGGCTTCCAATGAAAAACAATGCTTTTAAGGAAACAACAAATGTGAATGTGtcatataaatgtttatgaaagtGGATTTGATTAACTGGCAGTGCTGGAAAATAAAAGTAAGAAACATCAATCCCTGTGGATGGTAAATGGAAATATAGATTGACTTGAGCGTGGACAAGTTTTAACTTGACCATAATCCAAAATGTTATACCATGTCACGAACACTAACATGACCTAACATGTTATCACATACTTGAGATTGAACCGATAcagaacacacacatacagtaccacccacatttacatatatttacaaaaacaaaaatgacaaCAGATATATAAAACTAGCTGTActtgttaacaattagttaatcCATTAGCTTACATGAACTATCAATGAACAATactgcatttattaatcttagttcaagttaatgcatttactaatatgcagtactgtgcaaaagtcttaggccaccatgccagaattagagttgttgtttttgcaatgttatagtgatcatatataagtTTTTCTTAGTCtttttaatagaatacatccagaaaatacaggaaatgtgtatgtagtattaaaaactgtataaaatgtaaactgatgtgtcaagtttttagggtaaactccccttccactcgagcaatagcaggaaactgcaggattaCTTGATTCTGCTTAAAAACGcttaagatgtgtttagtgccaagagaggtcacactaaacaccaaCGATGCCTACATTTTTTAGTCCTGAAcattaaattttaatttttttgtacatactTCCTGTATCTTAATAAAACAGATTGAAAACTAattatggatggacattaaaacttctaaaacaacaagtctggtggtggtggcctaaaaCTTTTGCAGAGTACTACTGTAAACTAGGTAATTCACCACTAACACAAATAACTATATTGACATTAACAAgaattataaatgaaaattgtttattatttgttcaggttagttaatgcatttactaatacaaccttattgtgtTTAATGTGTTACCAAAACTAGTTATTATAATGTTTGGGTTCcttcactgtcagaaaaatataCTTTCCTTAGCTGTCAcaggggcagtaccctttaaaaaggtcctaatgtatactgtatgtatacatttaataccaatatgtacctttgaggtactaatatgcactctttggtaccaatatgtcccgctgaggtactaatatgacttctttaggtacaaaggtgtgaCCATTTTTTGACCCTAACAGTGTAGGCGAGTTAGTAACCCATAGATTCAAAATATTAATTCCTTTATCTTGAATATCAGTATCACAAAGATGTAAACAAAGATGTAAATCACAATCAGTGTTACAGGTTTTGTACATTCAGCACACATCCTTAGGCCTACAGCACAAAAAATAGACTCGTTGCCATGTGGGtgggctctctctctctatttctaCAATCTTTGGTATTTgtaaagattttaaaatatgGAACTGAGGCTCAAACAAACCATGACATGACCACATTTAAAGGATATTTCAgacacattgtgtgtgtcttTACTGAGCTTTCTTGTGAATGAATACAGATGAGGATTTTGAATGAAAAGTAAACTATAAGTGACAGGATTAACAAGTCCGATCACACCAAATCTTGCTGCATGTGTTAAATTCAAAGGTATCAGAAGAAATTCCTTGCTTGAGGGTCGACGCTTGGTAAAGATGTTTGAATATTCGTTGAGGGTAGGAGGGGGCGCGCAGCACGCATCCCTTCATCACAGTGATCACAGCCACGGTGCATAAGAAATGTTCAAGCCGTGATTGATGAAAATAACCGCGATTTAAAATAGACAGATATTCGGTTATTTGCGGATTATTTAGGCACAACACTGGCATACGCTTGTACTGACAATGGTTGACAGAAACGCCTGATATGTTCTGGTTTTAAACGAAGCAGAACAGACGGGGAAAATGAATTTAATGGCATATAATGCAAACTGCGATGGGGCATACGGGGAAAAGAATAATGCACAGTTATTTACATCCACAGGATACCATTTTAATAAGCAAAACCATAATGGACGAACAGCATTTCCAACGAATATCATCGCATTTCAAAGTGCCATCATGAAGCCCAGCTACGGTATCTCTTTATCGCCCAGGACAATCATCGAAAAGACAtctctgtcaaaaatgacatGCCATCTTCAACAATTAAACTCAATGGATAACATGTACATTGAAAAAATAACTTAGGATCCCCATACTTACAATTTCACCATGTATGCCCAGAGATAAGATATATTCTTTGCCTTGATTACATCCGCTGgcataaggattttttttaaagaccgGCTGTTTTTTGTCAATGCGCATGCGTCTTTTGTGCGAGCTGTGGTGGAGGCAGCGTAAATCCTTCGGATGTCACTGATTCATTATGCACTTACATCTACAGCTGTAACGTTAACAGTGAACACGACATCTTTAAATGTTCTTCCACACTTCTGTCCAGGACAGGAGCACTAAGTGCGATTCGCATTTAAAAGTTAAGCTATTTTTCCCACCCAGCATGACGCATTTAAATGCGATGTGTCACGTAAATGAACATAAATAATATGTTAGCTTAATAATATATGAGAAAgaatgccttagttataacgtTGGAAGGATTTGCCAACCTTAAACGTCAATGTAATGAGTCAACTTTGTACTTTCAATTCAGGTTAATTTTGTACACCTCAGATGAGTTGACAGTCATTTGTTATAGTGTGTGACAAGGTTATGGTGGACCACGGGTATGAATATTTGAGGTAAACCCCCACTctaacaccaaaaacttcataCGGAGGTTTCTTTTGAAGTCAGAGTGTTAACAAGTTTATAGCCACTATTCAATAGTTATTAAAACATTTGAGGAATATCTGCGTCTTTCATGTAGATAAGGAATGATTTTAATGTATTACTTGTAATACTAGCAGGATTTAAGCCTGCTAACATCAGTATGTAATAAATGCGCTTCACAGATCAACCATctctgtccatggtgctgaattCACCAGCAAATGGCAGTGCGCGTCCGTTCGCtgccgaaaaaaaaaaatactggtgCAAAATATATAATTTGTTATAGTAATTCATCAGTTTATCCTTGTGAGGACTGATTTAAACAGGTTTTTAAC from Paramisgurnus dabryanus chromosome 6, PD_genome_1.1, whole genome shotgun sequence encodes the following:
- the rgs20 gene encoding regulator of G-protein signaling 20 isoform X1, whose product is MRIDKKQPVFKKNPYASGCNQGKEYILSLGIHGEIPMGSERMEMRKRQMSVQQESVAETTAPAQNEHPGQGNRGSNACCFCWCCCCSCSCLTVRNDDREERNRRASYDLKTEGNGDLDESPKPTAEEACSWGQSFDKLMHCPAGRSAFRQFLRTEFSEENMLFWLACEEFSKETNKSLIEEKARVIYEDYISILSPKEVSLDSRVREVINRNMLEPTSHTFDDAQLQIYTLMQRDSYPRFMNSQVYKNLLNTVSEQPQES
- the rgs20 gene encoding regulator of G-protein signaling 20 isoform X2; the protein is MRIDKKQPVFKKNPYASGCNQGKEYILSLGIHGEIPMGSERMEMRKRQMSVQQESVAETTAPAQNEHPGQGNRGSNACCFCWCCCCSCSWNDDREERNRRASYDLKTEGNGDLDESPKPTAEEACSWGQSFDKLMHCPAGRSAFRQFLRTEFSEENMLFWLACEEFSKETNKSLIEEKARVIYEDYISILSPKEVSLDSRVREVINRNMLEPTSHTFDDAQLQIYTLMQRDSYPRFMNSQVYKNLLNTVSEQPQES